GCCGTCGCCAGCGACGCCGGTGGGCGTTACCCACCACCGTGTCCTGTCGTGTTCGGACTTTCCTCGTATGGGTCATGCCCATCCGCGGCCGTCGCGTCCACGCCAACCACAGTATAGCGCACCAACCTCCGCCACGCCCCATGCCCGGTCGAAAGCCCACGGCGGCCCGCCGTGGGGCCCCCCCCACGACACCCTCCCACCCCGGCTACAATGACCTTCCATGCCCGCACCAAAGCCCGCACCACATTTTTTCGACCTCGACCCCGACAGCCTCTCGGCTCACTTCGCCGACTGGGGCCTGCCCGCCTTCCGCGCCAAGCAGGTCATGCAATGGGTCTACCAGCACGGCGTCGCCGACCCGCAAGCCATGACCAACCTCGCCCAACGCGACCGCGACCTGCTCAGCGACCGCCTGCGCTTCCGCCTCGGTTCACCCATCCGACACGAAAGCGCCACCGACGGCACGCAAAAGCTCCTGCTCCAATGGCCCGCCGACCACGCCGACCGCGCTGACACCGACTCCCCCGCCGCCACCGACCCGCCCCCGCTCGCCATCCTCGGCCAGTCCGCCGACGACAGCATCGACGCCGCCGCCCAGACCGAATGCGTCATGATCCCCGCCGAGAGCAAAGTCTCCGGCAGGCTCCGCCGTACCGCCTGCATCTCCAGCCAGGTCGGCTGCCCCGTCGGCTGCAAGTTCTGCGCCTCCGGCCTCGGCGGACTCGACGCCAACCTCACCGCCGGCCAGATCGTCGAGCAGGTCTTCCAACTCCAGCAGATCCCCGGCATCGAGCGCATCACCAACATCGTTTTCATGGGCATGGGCGAGCCGCTGGCCAACTTCAACCAGGTCGTCCGCGCCCTCCACACCCTCATGGCCGACTGGGCCTTCAACCTCGCCGGCCGACGCATCACCGTCAGCACCGTCGGCCTGCCGGCCCAGATCCGCCGACTCGCCGACCTCAACCTCCCCATCACCCTCGCCATCAGCCTCCACGCCCCCAACGACGACGTCCGCCGCAAGCTCATCCCCTGGGCCGAGCGCGTCACCGTCGACCAGCTCATCGACGCCGGCCGATACTACTTCGACCGCACCGGCCGCGAAGTCACCCTCGAATACATCCTCCTCCGCCACGTCAACGACCGCGTCGAACACGCCCGCGAGCTCGCCGACGTCGCCCGACGACTCCGCGCCAACATCAACCTCATCCGCTACAACGAAGTCGCCGGCCTCCCCTTCGACCGACCGACCACCGACGACGTGCACCAGTTCCAGCATGTCTTGCGCGAGCGCGGCGTCAACACCCACATCCGCGCCAGCCGCGGCCGCGACATCGCCGCCGCCTGCGGCCAGCTCCGCTACGAGCATCAACACAGCTAACCCGACACCGCCTTCGGAGGCGTGCCGGTCAGCAGTGAGTCGCGCGAGTTGTATCACGCCCAACTCAAGAGCGAGGCTCGACCGACTCGGCCACCTGCTGCGTCGTGTCGCAGGCTTCCAGACCCGCGGCGGCGACCACCGTCGCCGGCTCTACGCCGTCGTCGCGCACCACGCCGCCATAAATCTTCCGCAGGAAGTAGAGGCTTACGTGCACCAGCCCGATGAGCACCGGCACTTCCACCAGCGGCCCGACCACC
The Phycisphaerales bacterium AB-hyl4 genome window above contains:
- the rlmN gene encoding 23S rRNA (adenine(2503)-C(2))-methyltransferase RlmN; its protein translation is MPAPKPAPHFFDLDPDSLSAHFADWGLPAFRAKQVMQWVYQHGVADPQAMTNLAQRDRDLLSDRLRFRLGSPIRHESATDGTQKLLLQWPADHADRADTDSPAATDPPPLAILGQSADDSIDAAAQTECVMIPAESKVSGRLRRTACISSQVGCPVGCKFCASGLGGLDANLTAGQIVEQVFQLQQIPGIERITNIVFMGMGEPLANFNQVVRALHTLMADWAFNLAGRRITVSTVGLPAQIRRLADLNLPITLAISLHAPNDDVRRKLIPWAERVTVDQLIDAGRYYFDRTGREVTLEYILLRHVNDRVEHARELADVARRLRANINLIRYNEVAGLPFDRPTTDDVHQFQHVLRERGVNTHIRASRGRDIAAACGQLRYEHQHS